A region of the Candidatus Cloacimonadota bacterium genome:
CCAATTTCCTCTTTTAAATCAATTTTTATTGCAAAAGCAAGTGCTTCGAGAGCGAGTTGTTCGCATTTTTCGGGATCGGTTTTGTTAAATTCATTAGCGAGATCATTCAATAATATAGCTTTTTCTTCACCGGATGCTGTTTTTAATTTTTCTTTTATCTCGTCCATTTTATTCATTTATTTTCTCCACAAAAATTATATTTAATCGTTCAAGCGAGACGCTGGAGCTACTTTACGAAAATATATGATTTGAAATATCATACTCGTGGTTATTTCCTTCTACTATCCAGATAAAAATTACTTCCGTTGATTAACTTTGCCTTCTTTTTGAGTTCGGAACAAGCGTCATTTACTTCGATATAATTTTTATAACGTCTATGGGCAAGATCAACTCCAGCCATACTGATAGTCATAATAGGGAAAATTTGTTTTTTTCCCTGCCGATTGGTTGAATTAATAAATCCGGCAGCAGCATCTTCCTTATTGTAAAATTTAGTAATTTCCGCATCAAAAACAGTGGCAATTCTTTCTGCAACAAGATCGCTTTTTTGGGAAGGAACTACGAGGATAAAATCATCTCCGCCAATGTGACCCACAAAAGCATCAGGACATCCTGCTTCTACAATGGATTCTTTCAATGTTTTTGTGGTAAAAAGAATCACCTTATCGCCCAAAGCAAATCCATATTTATCATTATACGCTTTAAAATTATCAAGGTCGGTATATATAACACACACTTTTTTTTTGCTTTCCAAACTATCTTTAATGATTTTGGAAACACTATTGTTCCCCGGAAGGTTTGTCATGGGATTAGCATCAAGAGCCAGATTATAAAGTCTATTTAATTCCAGCATGGCTTTCCGCAATTTGAGATGGTTTTTTACCCGAACTTTTACAATGGAAGGATTGAAAGGTTTGAAGATATAATCAATTGCTCCAAGTTCCAAACCCTTTGCTTCAGCATCTATACTATTCATTGCGGAGATAAAAATAACAGGAATTTTTTTTGTGTTTTCATTTAATTTAATTTTCTCACAAAATTCATAACCATCCATTTCCGGCATCATAACATCAAGGAGAATTAGATCCGGCGGTGTGGTGAAAACTCTTTTCAGAGCCTGTTTCCCATTCTTTGCAAAAATAATTTTGTAATCGTCTTTTAGAAAATTTGCCAAAAGGTTTCTGTTATACTTTTCATCATCAACAATTAAAATTATATCTTTCTTTTCCATTAATCCGTCCCGAGAATTTCTTTATTTATTTTCGCCAGCGTTTTTTCTGCTTCTTCAAATTCACAATCATTTATTTCTTCTCGAACCTTGTCAAACAGAGATTCGCTGATTT
Encoded here:
- a CDS encoding response regulator codes for the protein MEKKDIILIVDDEKYNRNLLANFLKDDYKIIFAKNGKQALKRVFTTPPDLILLDVMMPEMDGYEFCEKIKLNENTKKIPVIFISAMNSIDAEAKGLELGAIDYIFKPFNPSIVKVRVKNHLKLRKAMLELNRLYNLALDANPMTNLPGNNSVSKIIKDSLESKKKVCVIYTDLDNFKAYNDKYGFALGDKVILFTTKTLKESIVEAGCPDAFVGHIGGDDFILVVPSQKSDLVAERIATVFDAEITKFYNKEDAAAGFINSTNRQGKKQIFPIMTISMAGVDLAHRRYKNYIEVNDACSELKKKAKLINGSNFYLDSRRK